From a single Aneurinibacillus sp. REN35 genomic region:
- a CDS encoding sigma 54-interacting transcriptional regulator: MIWRDFLHSIPRSVPAACTPDQAARIMQQSDSDILLVLDENEIVGYIDSHSLLEQLLCSTKATHPIRYETNMLMVRDTEPVEFYHNVFFVLGKNEQDELVGCSTMEAVRHAVHALHLTQMRKIFASAGIGIVTTDHEFRITFINEKAAEIFGIPHNVLLYRNYKTLLYTPEDLECVLEGKPLVSIASSFNSKAIIGNFSPLYEEERVSGIVHLFYPRKQLEASVKELEFVRNLNEDLQALSTSSNEQLVVVDEAGTILRLSGVFTPDIWLTQEPKDIIGVSIFSLEREGIFPADIVKRCRKQKQKVTSVQETPRGRKLWAVAVPVFKDKKIEKIVIVLRDITDLSEYQIQPQPANNKTDIENKQLIYSSKIMEEIIEQAKRIAKVDSTVLLCGDSGVGKEVFAQTIHSHSPRQSHPFVRVNCGAIPENLMESEFFGYESGAFTGADRNGKPGLFELAHTGTIFLDEVGELPPSLQVKLLRVLQEREVRRIGGTHTIPIDVRVIAATNKDLRRMVQEKTFREDLYYRLHVIPIHLPPLRRRRADIVPLSLHFLARYNQKYGKEKQLARKAIEILEHYEWPGNIRELQNVLERLVVITPHDFIEDQDVLSALYGEAESEETEVPSEIAIKNIMPLKDAMEQVETQLLSLALTKYRTAAEAARALDISEATMSRKIKRRLD, translated from the coding sequence ATGATATGGCGGGATTTTCTTCACTCGATTCCTCGCTCGGTTCCCGCAGCGTGCACGCCGGATCAGGCGGCCCGTATAATGCAGCAATCAGACTCTGATATTTTGCTTGTACTAGACGAAAACGAGATTGTCGGCTATATCGACTCCCACTCGTTACTTGAACAACTCCTATGCTCTACTAAAGCCACACATCCCATACGTTACGAAACCAATATGCTTATGGTACGTGATACGGAGCCTGTCGAATTCTATCATAATGTTTTTTTCGTTCTTGGCAAAAATGAACAGGATGAACTTGTCGGCTGCTCTACTATGGAAGCGGTACGTCATGCTGTTCATGCGCTTCACCTCACCCAGATGCGGAAGATTTTTGCCAGTGCTGGCATCGGCATTGTGACAACGGATCACGAGTTTCGCATTACCTTCATTAATGAAAAGGCTGCGGAGATCTTCGGCATACCGCACAATGTGCTTTTGTACCGGAATTACAAGACGCTTCTTTACACGCCCGAAGATTTAGAATGCGTACTTGAAGGCAAGCCGTTGGTCAGCATAGCCAGCTCCTTTAATTCCAAAGCCATTATCGGCAACTTCTCTCCCCTTTATGAAGAGGAGCGGGTATCAGGCATTGTTCATTTATTCTATCCGCGCAAGCAGCTCGAAGCGTCTGTGAAAGAATTGGAATTCGTACGCAATCTAAATGAAGATTTACAAGCATTATCTACGTCCTCAAATGAACAACTGGTCGTAGTAGATGAAGCCGGCACCATCCTGCGGCTATCCGGAGTTTTTACTCCAGATATCTGGTTGACGCAGGAGCCAAAAGATATCATCGGTGTCTCCATATTCAGCTTAGAGAGGGAAGGGATTTTTCCGGCTGATATTGTAAAACGCTGCCGCAAGCAAAAGCAGAAAGTTACCAGCGTACAGGAAACCCCGCGCGGCAGAAAGCTTTGGGCGGTCGCGGTTCCTGTGTTCAAAGATAAAAAAATAGAGAAAATTGTCATTGTCTTACGCGACATTACCGACCTGAGCGAATATCAGATCCAGCCGCAACCTGCCAATAACAAAACCGACATTGAAAATAAACAATTAATTTACAGTTCAAAAATCATGGAAGAAATCATTGAGCAGGCCAAACGCATCGCCAAAGTGGATTCAACCGTATTGTTATGCGGTGATTCCGGGGTCGGAAAGGAAGTCTTCGCTCAAACAATCCATTCACACAGTCCGCGCCAATCGCATCCTTTCGTACGTGTAAACTGCGGCGCTATCCCAGAAAACCTGATGGAGAGTGAGTTCTTCGGCTATGAATCAGGCGCTTTTACCGGCGCGGATCGTAACGGAAAGCCCGGCCTTTTTGAGTTGGCACACACGGGGACCATCTTTCTCGATGAAGTCGGGGAGCTTCCACCAAGCCTTCAGGTAAAACTGCTGCGCGTATTGCAGGAGAGAGAAGTACGGCGCATCGGCGGCACACATACAATCCCTATCGATGTACGAGTGATTGCTGCGACCAATAAAGACTTGCGCCGGATGGTTCAAGAGAAGACCTTCCGCGAAGACCTATATTATCGTCTACATGTGATCCCGATTCATCTTCCTCCGCTGCGCAGACGGCGGGCCGATATCGTACCGCTCTCCCTTCATTTTCTTGCACGATACAACCAAAAATACGGTAAGGAAAAACAGCTTGCACGCAAGGCCATCGAAATTCTTGAACATTACGAGTGGCCAGGCAATATCCGCGAACTGCAAAATGTGTTGGAGCGGCTCGTTGTGATTACGCCGCATGATTTCATTGAAGACCAAGATGTTCTCTCCGCCCTATACGGTGAGGCGGAGAGTGAAGAGACTGAGGTACCCTCGGAGATTGCTATTAAGAACATTATGCCGCTCAAAGATGCGATGGAGCAGGTAGAGACCCAACTGCTCAGCCTCGCACTGACAAAATACCGGACCGCTGCGGAAGCTGCCCGCGCGCTTGACATTAGCGAAGCAACCATGAGCAGAAAAATCAAACGAAGATTAGACTAA
- a CDS encoding hydantoinase/oxoprolinase family protein, with product MGKYRVAVDVGGTFTDVFVFNEEKGEIAVTKVSSTPDNPARGILEGVKNSAVPLEEITLFSHGTTVGTNALITRRLPKTAFITSKGFRDVPEIRRGTRLELWDAYEDVAPPYIRRRDRFEVTERTDYNGNILTPLDEEEARSLARKLQRRGVESIAICFINAYVNGEHERRMKEIIQEELPGVYVCTSSDTLPEIFEHERFSTTIVNAVLGPIVSNYIQELSGSLQTDGYGGDVLVLHSGGGVMTSETVPRYAARLASSGIAAGAIASAHIAKQCGFQNAIGLDMGGTSTDISLMYNGELRITKDWYIEYGYPIGFPSIEILTIGAGGGSLAWIDEGGSLRNGPQSAGATPGPACYSRGGTEPTNSDANLILGRLGTELLDGQMSLDIEKSRDVVQKIAAPFNYSEEEAANAIIKVANANMCDALRLISVRRGYDPRDFALVVFGGAGALHGAHLAKEMEIPTVIVPPHPGITSAMGCLLVDVRHDISKTYLANVTDVSLDELEQEYANMEIEAADLLAEEGVPDDQIELTRYIDMRYTGQWRSLSVPISRPIHSLEEALEQFHQEHAREFAFSNPEQGVEIYGLRVTATGVVPKPDLPTSEAEGRLEDAVKDTRSVYFEESGGFTPSTVYQRSLLPVGAFFSSPAIVEQLDSTVVVPPGFIAEVDAYKNLILTYKDKEAKS from the coding sequence ATGGGAAAATACCGTGTAGCTGTAGACGTAGGCGGAACATTCACCGACGTATTCGTATTTAACGAAGAAAAAGGGGAGATTGCGGTTACCAAAGTATCTTCCACTCCTGATAATCCAGCCCGCGGCATTCTAGAAGGTGTAAAGAACTCGGCGGTACCACTTGAAGAGATTACACTGTTCTCTCATGGTACAACAGTAGGCACCAATGCATTGATTACAAGAAGGCTGCCAAAGACAGCTTTCATTACGTCTAAAGGATTTCGAGATGTACCCGAGATTCGGCGTGGTACAAGGCTTGAGCTATGGGATGCTTATGAAGACGTGGCTCCCCCCTATATTCGTCGGCGCGATCGTTTCGAAGTAACTGAGCGCACGGATTACAACGGCAACATTCTCACACCGCTTGATGAAGAGGAGGCACGAAGCTTAGCCCGCAAGTTGCAGCGGCGAGGCGTCGAATCGATCGCCATCTGTTTCATTAACGCCTATGTTAATGGAGAGCATGAGCGGCGAATGAAAGAGATCATTCAAGAAGAATTACCTGGCGTGTATGTATGCACTTCAAGCGATACGCTGCCGGAGATCTTTGAACATGAGCGCTTCAGTACAACGATCGTCAATGCCGTACTCGGTCCAATCGTCAGCAATTATATCCAGGAATTGTCCGGCTCGCTACAGACAGACGGTTATGGAGGTGACGTACTTGTCCTCCACTCTGGCGGTGGCGTTATGACGTCTGAGACAGTTCCTCGGTATGCGGCGCGCCTGGCAAGTTCGGGTATTGCAGCGGGAGCAATCGCCAGCGCCCATATCGCTAAGCAGTGCGGCTTCCAGAACGCGATTGGTCTGGATATGGGGGGAACAAGTACAGACATCTCACTTATGTACAACGGGGAACTTCGTATAACGAAAGACTGGTATATCGAATACGGATATCCAATTGGATTCCCAAGCATCGAGATTCTAACCATTGGCGCAGGCGGCGGAAGTCTGGCTTGGATTGATGAAGGCGGATCGCTCCGTAATGGACCTCAGAGCGCTGGCGCAACACCGGGGCCTGCCTGCTACAGCCGAGGAGGTACAGAACCAACAAACAGTGACGCCAATCTGATTCTAGGTCGTCTCGGTACTGAATTATTAGACGGACAAATGAGCCTTGATATCGAAAAATCAAGAGATGTCGTACAAAAAATAGCGGCACCTTTCAATTACTCAGAAGAAGAAGCAGCCAATGCCATTATTAAAGTGGCAAATGCCAATATGTGTGATGCCTTGCGCTTGATCTCTGTACGCCGCGGCTATGACCCGCGTGACTTTGCGCTTGTCGTATTCGGCGGTGCAGGCGCACTGCATGGTGCTCATCTAGCTAAAGAGATGGAGATTCCTACGGTCATTGTACCGCCGCATCCGGGCATTACTTCAGCAATGGGATGTCTTCTCGTTGATGTACGCCATGACATCTCCAAAACATATTTGGCAAATGTAACCGATGTATCTCTTGATGAATTGGAGCAGGAGTATGCCAATATGGAAATCGAGGCGGCTGATCTGCTTGCAGAAGAAGGCGTACCTGACGATCAGATTGAGCTGACACGTTATATCGATATGCGTTATACCGGTCAATGGCGCTCCCTATCCGTTCCGATCTCACGCCCGATTCATTCGCTCGAAGAAGCACTAGAACAATTCCATCAGGAGCATGCACGCGAATTCGCCTTCTCCAACCCGGAGCAAGGTGTAGAAATTTATGGACTTCGTGTTACCGCTACCGGTGTCGTCCCAAAACCGGATCTTCCGACATCCGAGGCTGAAGGCCGACTTGAAGACGCCGTCAAAGACACCCGCAGTGTGTATTTTGAAGAAAGCGGCGGTTTTACTCCTTCTACAGTCTATCAGCGCAGCCTACTTCCAGTCGGTGCTTTCTTCTCCAGTCCGGCTATCGTCGAGCAGTTAGACTCCACTGTAGTTGTGCCGCCCGGATTTATCGCTGAAGTAGATGCTTACAAAAACCTGATTCTTACTTACAAAGATAAGGAGGCAAAATCATGA
- a CDS encoding acyl-CoA dehydrogenase family protein, producing MNFSMTEEQEAVRKMVRSFVDKEILPYIQEWDEKGHFERNIMTRLADLDLMGVCIPEEYGGSGMDYNVLAIVCEELERGDTAFRTAVSVHTGLNSMTLLQWGNEEQKQKYLVPQAKGEKIGAFGLTEPNAGSDVAAMQTTAVRDGDEYVLNGQKTWISLCDVADHFLVFAYTDKAKKHKGISCFIVERTFEGFSSKAIKGKLGIRAGNTGEIFFDNVRVPAANLVGEEGEGFKIAMAALDNGRFTVAAGACGLIQACLEQSLKYCHERSTFGKEIGKHQLVQQMIAKMVDGLETSRLLVYRAGWLKNEGKRNTRETSLAKWHACDAAFDAACDAVQIHGAYGYSNEYPVERFMRNAKAPVIYEGTREIHTVMQAEYALGYREDKTLRRMLPAWPFSEETIEV from the coding sequence ATGAATTTTAGCATGACGGAAGAACAAGAAGCGGTTCGTAAAATGGTACGAAGCTTTGTTGATAAGGAGATTCTTCCATACATTCAGGAATGGGATGAGAAGGGACACTTTGAACGGAATATTATGACCCGTCTTGCGGACCTTGATTTAATGGGTGTGTGCATACCGGAAGAGTACGGCGGCAGCGGCATGGATTATAATGTGCTGGCTATTGTATGTGAAGAACTTGAGCGTGGTGACACCGCGTTCCGTACGGCCGTATCCGTACATACGGGGCTTAATAGTATGACGCTTTTACAATGGGGAAATGAAGAACAGAAGCAGAAGTATCTCGTCCCGCAGGCAAAAGGAGAAAAGATTGGCGCGTTTGGCTTAACGGAGCCGAATGCAGGGTCGGATGTAGCGGCAATGCAGACGACCGCTGTTCGCGATGGTGATGAATATGTCCTGAATGGGCAGAAAACGTGGATTTCTTTATGCGATGTTGCGGATCATTTCCTTGTGTTTGCCTATACAGACAAAGCGAAAAAGCATAAAGGCATTAGCTGCTTTATCGTTGAGCGTACATTTGAAGGATTTTCTTCCAAAGCAATCAAAGGCAAGTTAGGCATTCGCGCAGGTAACACAGGAGAGATTTTCTTCGATAATGTACGCGTACCTGCAGCGAATCTGGTAGGTGAGGAGGGAGAAGGATTTAAGATTGCCATGGCGGCGCTTGATAATGGCCGATTTACTGTGGCGGCTGGTGCGTGCGGACTGATTCAGGCATGCTTAGAGCAGAGCTTAAAATACTGCCATGAGCGCAGCACATTCGGTAAGGAAATCGGTAAGCATCAATTGGTGCAGCAAATGATTGCCAAAATGGTCGATGGATTGGAAACGTCCCGCCTGCTGGTATACCGTGCCGGTTGGCTGAAGAATGAAGGAAAGCGTAATACGCGTGAGACATCACTGGCTAAGTGGCATGCATGCGACGCCGCGTTTGATGCGGCGTGCGATGCGGTACAGATTCACGGTGCGTATGGTTATTCCAACGAATACCCAGTCGAGCGATTCATGCGTAATGCCAAAGCTCCGGTCATTTATGAAGGCACACGTGAGATTCATACGGTGATGCAGGCAGAGTATGCGCTCGGCTACCGTGAGGACAAGACGCTGCGCCGCATGCTGCCGGCTTGGCCGTTCAGCGAAGAGACAATAGAAGTGTAG
- a CDS encoding 5-oxoprolinase subunit C family protein, whose translation MVQVIQPGIYTTVQDLGRDGFYHLGVPPSGAADRYSFQLGNLLIGNPAHCAGLEIRLLGPILLFTKRTLIAITGAAADCFINGDAVPMWECLEVQAGDVLSFRFAIEGVCTYLCISGGIQTQEFLHSRSTYIINHKTECGYMLEKGGEFAISEPLPGAFKHVGRSIPESMRPSFPQDIELHATLGLAIHRISDEGVRTFLDGEWRIRTESDRVAYRLDGKPLSTAESALNAKGEPTPVIDLAYPIGVITVPNPKELIILLNDATSGGGFTTIGAVISSDLDALNQCRPQTRVRFSAVTMEQALRLRKEKRQRLAAAAEYLT comes from the coding sequence ATGGTGCAAGTGATACAGCCGGGAATTTATACAACGGTACAAGACCTTGGAAGAGATGGATTCTATCATCTCGGCGTACCGCCGAGCGGTGCGGCCGACCGGTATTCCTTTCAACTGGGGAACTTATTAATTGGGAATCCCGCCCATTGTGCGGGCCTTGAGATTCGCCTGCTTGGTCCAATCCTTCTCTTCACAAAACGAACATTGATTGCTATTACCGGTGCAGCAGCAGACTGCTTCATTAATGGAGACGCGGTGCCAATGTGGGAGTGTCTTGAAGTACAGGCCGGAGATGTTCTATCATTTCGTTTTGCGATAGAAGGCGTATGTACATACCTCTGTATCTCCGGAGGTATTCAAACACAAGAATTTTTACATAGCCGATCCACTTATATTATCAATCACAAGACCGAGTGCGGCTATATGCTAGAGAAGGGAGGGGAATTCGCCATCAGTGAGCCGCTACCCGGCGCATTCAAGCACGTAGGCAGAAGCATTCCGGAATCGATGCGCCCTTCTTTTCCACAGGATATCGAACTGCATGCGACATTAGGACTTGCCATTCATCGGATTAGCGATGAAGGAGTACGTACCTTCCTTGATGGTGAATGGAGAATCCGTACCGAATCAGACCGGGTTGCCTACCGTTTGGACGGAAAGCCGCTTTCCACAGCCGAATCAGCACTAAATGCTAAGGGAGAGCCCACTCCGGTCATTGACCTTGCGTACCCGATTGGCGTCATCACAGTTCCAAACCCAAAAGAGCTGATTATTCTTTTGAATGATGCTACTTCCGGCGGAGGATTCACTACGATCGGGGCTGTTATTAGCTCTGATCTTGATGCGCTAAATCAATGCCGACCACAGACAAGGGTACGATTCTCGGCCGTCACCATGGAGCAAGCACTGCGTCTGCGCAAAGAAAAAAGGCAGCGCCTTGCAGCCGCTGCCGAATATCTTACATAG
- a CDS encoding hydantoinase B/oxoprolinase family protein produces the protein MSQPTQTTASRLDPVTFEVLKNAFVNLVDQMSEQILRTCYSFVIYSRDFSSAICDAQGNTIMQGTQDISVHVGTLHLTAKAVLEDFGDDIHPGDVFLVNDPYRGGTHFCDVRVVRPVFYDGRLIALMQSNGHWADVGGSVPGSFNVQSKDHYGEGMRIPPVRLWSKGHYLQDVANLMVANMRVPEERLGDLRAQAEATKVGEAQLIRLIEKYGVDTVLTAFEEVQNYVERLGRSRIAELPDGVWETTDYIDMDPEIGDQLIPIHVRMEIKDDEIYYDLEGSHPSISCFLNSGFGASFSAAISGTKTFFPDIPLNSGFYRFVHVELPENSVVNAPWPVAVTGFCSGAYEKIMNAIFELWSQIMPERALACSFNLEYLLIGGWDRRAGYDSYFMWYDWMAGGHGGRSRKDGANALSPVFGVGLSIQPCEGQERLSPVITTHHEIVTDSAGPGQFRGGAGVRKGGILTDCENTVMSYCCDRSRSVTWGIQGGLPSLPHGARLNPGTEDERFLGTVFSNVPLQAGASFDRPSAGGGGLGDPLERDPRLVLEDVIDEYVSIERARKDYGVVIVEIDREIDAFEIDEEATQKEREAIRSQRRAWLEEDIASVEAKYRSGEIDALDVIRRHGVIIDYAEGVALPSSTEQYRDMLRKRTLAYWK, from the coding sequence ATGAGCCAGCCTACACAAACGACAGCAAGCCGTCTTGATCCCGTAACGTTCGAAGTATTGAAGAATGCTTTCGTTAACCTGGTAGACCAGATGTCCGAACAGATTCTTCGCACATGCTACTCTTTCGTTATTTACAGTCGGGATTTCAGCTCCGCCATCTGCGATGCACAGGGCAACACAATCATGCAGGGAACACAGGATATTTCCGTGCACGTTGGTACGCTTCATCTTACAGCTAAAGCCGTTCTCGAAGATTTCGGCGATGACATTCACCCTGGCGATGTTTTTCTGGTTAACGATCCCTACCGTGGCGGAACCCATTTCTGCGATGTACGCGTTGTACGTCCCGTATTCTATGACGGACGTCTCATCGCTCTCATGCAGTCGAATGGACATTGGGCCGATGTAGGCGGCTCTGTTCCTGGTTCATTCAATGTGCAGTCCAAAGATCATTACGGTGAGGGGATGCGAATTCCTCCGGTGCGCCTCTGGAGTAAAGGGCATTATTTGCAGGATGTAGCCAATCTCATGGTCGCCAACATGCGTGTCCCTGAAGAGCGTCTGGGGGATTTACGTGCGCAGGCCGAAGCAACAAAGGTAGGGGAAGCACAACTCATACGATTGATCGAAAAATATGGCGTAGATACAGTACTCACGGCTTTTGAAGAAGTGCAGAATTATGTGGAACGTCTCGGTCGCTCCCGCATCGCGGAGCTTCCGGATGGCGTCTGGGAGACCACCGACTATATTGATATGGACCCTGAGATCGGAGATCAACTCATCCCGATCCATGTTCGGATGGAAATTAAAGATGATGAAATCTATTACGATTTGGAAGGCTCTCACCCATCGATCAGTTGCTTTTTGAATTCAGGATTCGGCGCCTCCTTCTCGGCTGCCATCTCTGGAACGAAGACATTCTTCCCGGATATTCCGCTCAACTCTGGATTCTACCGCTTCGTACACGTAGAACTTCCGGAAAATTCAGTTGTCAATGCACCATGGCCGGTTGCAGTCACAGGCTTCTGCTCCGGTGCGTATGAAAAAATTATGAATGCGATCTTTGAGCTTTGGTCACAAATTATGCCGGAGCGGGCTCTTGCCTGCTCATTCAACCTTGAGTATCTGCTTATCGGCGGCTGGGATCGACGCGCAGGCTATGATAGCTACTTTATGTGGTATGACTGGATGGCTGGCGGACACGGCGGCCGCTCCCGCAAAGACGGAGCCAATGCCTTATCTCCCGTATTCGGAGTGGGTCTAAGCATTCAGCCATGCGAAGGACAGGAACGTCTCTCTCCTGTCATCACGACACACCATGAGATCGTCACCGATTCTGCAGGACCGGGCCAGTTCCGCGGCGGTGCAGGGGTACGTAAGGGTGGAATTCTAACCGATTGCGAGAATACTGTAATGTCCTACTGCTGCGATCGGTCCCGCTCTGTAACCTGGGGCATTCAGGGGGGACTGCCTTCCCTTCCCCACGGTGCGAGGCTGAATCCTGGCACAGAGGACGAACGATTCCTAGGAACCGTCTTCTCAAATGTTCCACTGCAGGCAGGCGCATCATTCGACCGTCCGTCAGCCGGTGGAGGTGGACTCGGTGATCCGCTTGAGCGGGACCCTCGCCTTGTGCTTGAAGATGTTATTGATGAATATGTGTCCATTGAGCGAGCACGCAAAGATTATGGGGTTGTAATTGTAGAAATTGACCGTGAAATCGATGCTTTCGAAATCGATGAAGAGGCCACACAAAAAGAACGTGAGGCCATTCGCAGCCAGCGCAGAGCATGGCTAGAAGAAGACATCGCCTCTGTTGAGGCTAAGTATAGAAGCGGAGAAATCGATGCGCTTGATGTCATCCGACGTCACGGTGTCATTATAGACTATGCTGAAGGAGTCGCGCTGCCTTCCTCTACTGAACAATACCGCGACATGCTGCGCAAACGCACACTTGCTTACTGGAAATAG
- a CDS encoding 5-oxoprolinase subunit B family protein, giving the protein MLALAETRFSFVGDEYIYAEIAREMSVNAAFKALAVTRELHARRIPGVIDICPANASYLIRYNPDMLSPYDLMNYVKEIDINKSRPEALNLSSRIVEIPTWYNDPITREYSRRFQERNDNPYLSDFELVMRAYGFSDENEFIHAHTHRPYLLTMVGFILGTAWEFPLGRHISELADIPKYKSPRTETPRQAVSIGGPFTVVYPVQSSGSYQLIGITPVPVYQPEQKLPEFKDSMFLARPGDIWVHRPIKEHEYYAILSEVENGLYRYRTKAIDFSPIQYAKEHNAYIDSIMKGF; this is encoded by the coding sequence ATGCTGGCCTTAGCAGAAACGCGTTTTTCCTTTGTTGGTGATGAGTATATTTATGCCGAGATTGCACGTGAGATGAGCGTAAACGCTGCCTTTAAGGCACTCGCAGTGACACGAGAGCTGCATGCCAGGCGCATACCAGGCGTGATTGATATTTGCCCTGCTAATGCATCTTACCTTATCCGGTATAATCCTGATATGCTATCACCTTATGATTTGATGAACTACGTAAAAGAGATTGATATTAATAAAAGTCGACCGGAAGCGCTCAATCTCTCTTCACGTATTGTGGAGATTCCAACCTGGTACAACGATCCGATTACAAGAGAGTATTCTCGGCGCTTCCAAGAGCGCAACGACAATCCGTATCTCTCTGATTTTGAACTTGTTATGAGAGCATACGGATTCTCAGACGAGAACGAATTCATTCATGCACATACACACAGACCGTACTTGTTGACCATGGTCGGATTCATTCTAGGCACAGCATGGGAATTTCCACTCGGTCGTCACATAAGCGAACTTGCAGATATACCCAAATACAAAAGCCCTCGTACTGAGACACCACGCCAGGCCGTTAGTATAGGGGGGCCATTCACTGTCGTATATCCTGTACAAAGCTCAGGGAGCTATCAATTAATCGGTATCACCCCTGTACCGGTCTATCAGCCGGAACAGAAACTGCCCGAATTCAAAGATTCGATGTTTCTGGCACGACCGGGCGATATATGGGTACATCGTCCAATTAAGGAACATGAGTATTATGCGATTCTTTCCGAGGTAGAAAATGGCCTTTACCGTTACCGTACCAAAGCCATCGACTTCTCACCTATTCAATATGCAAAGGAGCACAACGCATATATCGATTCTATTATGAAGGGGTTTTGA
- a CDS encoding purine-cytosine permease family protein: MAEIVHVNQDQKSEQKEDYALQRVPKHWRMRWPNITNVAIGVATAMVFMQMGSLMAIQFGSINALLAEIYATLIAGFLGITIAYFAAKNGLNVNLMSRGAGFGFIGASITSFIYAMNFIMYCAIEGSIMALAVYEYVKVVPLWGLMIFFGLAVVPLNWYGVQQLDKFQKYSLPVYLILLGVGIYLTATRDFANADTWLTFLPQGQEVGGIGLVTCIGIINGLVGIMALLISDYARFIKPEEFKIGVFAVGFIPQLICFFLSGLLGIWFGVRYMSDNPGVYFVTAMGAWGALFAILTQLRINVTNLYSGSMSLANFFARVFHFTPGRVFWVVTTALIAILCMLVGVLDYIGPMLTFQGVFLFAWASILVTDVVVIKKWLKLGQLHIEHRRGFLPEWNPVGVVSIVIASIVGTVLASGAFGPMLSGLAALIAGVLASAISLIIAVATKGKTYLTSRQVEELETTGQTNIYNEDVHTCGSCKGEFIREDMLHCPYSQQNICSQCCAAEATCQAICKTEQGSTVITA, from the coding sequence ATGGCAGAGATCGTTCACGTGAACCAAGATCAAAAAAGCGAGCAAAAGGAAGACTATGCATTACAGCGTGTACCAAAGCACTGGCGGATGCGCTGGCCTAATATCACGAACGTAGCCATCGGTGTCGCTACCGCCATGGTCTTTATGCAGATGGGAAGCTTAATGGCTATCCAATTCGGCAGTATCAACGCCCTGCTCGCTGAAATCTACGCGACGCTCATCGCCGGATTCCTCGGTATTACAATCGCTTACTTCGCAGCTAAAAATGGGCTAAATGTTAATCTAATGTCGCGCGGTGCAGGCTTTGGCTTCATCGGCGCCTCCATCACTTCCTTCATTTATGCCATGAACTTCATTATGTACTGTGCCATCGAAGGCTCCATTATGGCACTTGCCGTATATGAATATGTAAAAGTTGTACCCCTGTGGGGATTGATGATCTTCTTCGGTCTCGCGGTTGTGCCGCTTAATTGGTATGGGGTTCAGCAACTAGACAAATTCCAAAAATACTCCTTGCCTGTCTATCTTATTCTCCTTGGCGTAGGCATCTACCTCACTGCTACGCGCGACTTCGCCAACGCTGATACATGGCTCACCTTCCTTCCTCAAGGTCAGGAAGTCGGCGGAATCGGCCTCGTTACATGCATCGGAATCATCAACGGTCTCGTTGGCATCATGGCACTCCTCATCTCTGATTATGCCCGCTTTATCAAACCAGAAGAATTTAAAATTGGCGTATTCGCCGTCGGATTCATTCCTCAACTTATTTGCTTCTTTCTCTCCGGCCTCTTGGGCATCTGGTTTGGCGTGCGGTATATGAGCGACAATCCGGGTGTGTACTTCGTTACGGCCATGGGCGCATGGGGCGCATTATTTGCGATTCTTACGCAACTGCGGATTAACGTGACCAATCTATACAGCGGTTCGATGTCACTTGCCAACTTCTTTGCCCGCGTCTTTCATTTCACACCTGGACGCGTGTTCTGGGTTGTAACAACAGCGCTCATCGCCATCTTGTGTATGCTTGTTGGCGTCCTTGATTATATCGGTCCGATGCTCACCTTCCAAGGTGTATTCTTATTCGCCTGGGCCTCCATCCTTGTAACGGACGTTGTTGTTATCAAAAAATGGCTGAAGCTTGGTCAACTTCACATCGAGCACCGCCGCGGATTTCTTCCAGAATGGAACCCTGTCGGCGTCGTATCGATCGTCATTGCAAGCATTGTGGGAACCGTCCTTGCATCCGGTGCATTTGGTCCAATGCTATCCGGTCTGGCGGCACTGATTGCAGGTGTTCTCGCCAGTGCGATCAGCCTTATCATCGCTGTTGCTACCAAAGGAAAAACCTATCTTACCTCGCGTCAGGTTGAAGAGCTAGAAACAACCGGACAGACTAATATATATAATGAAGATGTACACACCTGCGGCAGCTGTAAGGGAGAATTTATCCGAGAAGATATGCTGCACTGTCCGTATAGCCAGCAGAATATCTGCTCACAATGCTGCGCAGCAGAAGCAACATGTCAGGCCATCTGCAAAACCGAACAGGGATCGACCGTTATTACCGCATAG